The sequence TGGGCAGGCTGTTGGTCAAAGTACGGTAGCTCTCCCGAGTCACAGCTCTCGAGGGGCCCCTGTGGAAGCGATGCATGCAATAAATAAGAACACAGCCAGAGAGCAGGGCGCAGGGAGACGGTCACTTGCAGAAGATCCCATTCTGAAGCGCTGCGTTCTTGTCCATGATGCAGGATGAGGGGGCTGTGTGGGGCAGGTCTTCCTTGACCTTCGGAGAGTGGgtgctgttgttgctgctgcttgaTTTACTTCTGCTTGGGTCGAGCGCAGGCTGGATGGGTGAGGCGCGGGCCCCCCGTCCCCTGACCAGGCAGTTGCAGACCAGACGGAAGAAGGCCCTCCGCATCTCCTTGCTGGCCAGCGTGTAGATGACCGGGTTCATGGCCGAGTTGAGCACAGCCAGCACGATGAACCACTGAGCCCTGAAGAGGACGGGGCACGCCTGCACCCTGCAGGCCACATCGATGAGGAAGAGGATGAAGAGTGGAGACCAGCAGGCAATGAACACGCTCACCACAATCACCACGGTCCGCAGCAGGGCCATGGACCGCTCTGAGTTGTTGTGGTTGGCCACCTTACGGCTGCTGGACTTCACCAGGAAGTAGATGCGTGCGTAGAGGATCACGATGGTCACCAGAATGGCCGTGAAGATGCTGATGCAGAAGGCGATGTACTTCTTGGAGTAGAGGGGCAGGATGGTAGAGCAGTCCGGGAGATTGTGCAGGCAGTTCCAGCCCAGAATGGGCAGGGCGCCCAGCGTGAAGGCAATGAGCCAGCACATCCCGATCAAGAGGAAGACGCGGTGCTTCTTGTTGGCGTCGTAAGGCCTCATTTTGATCATCGTCAAGTGCCGCTCGATGGCGATGGCCAGTAAGCTGCAGGTGGACGCCCCGAGGGCCACGAACATACTGCCCTCTCTGAGGAACCAGACCGTGGGAGACAGGCTGAACGTCTTCTTGCCGGACATCAGAATGTTGACCTTGTAGGCGATGCCGGCCAGCAGGTCGCAGAGAGCCAGGTTGCCAATGAAAAAGTACATGCGGTTGTgaaatttattgtttttccaGATGGCAATCAAAACCATCAGGTTCTCTAAGACGATGAAGCTGCAGATGACCAAGAAGAGCACGGTGGTGAGCGTGCCGGCCTCGGAGGCCTCCTTCAGCCTGCCGGCCAGCTTCCCCACGTACTGGTAATGCTCCCGCAGGGTCTCATTCCCCCGCGCAGGCTGGAGACGCGGCGGGAGGGCAGTTGCCATCACTCGGCATTCACAGACGATTAGCTCCAAAATCCACCAGAGGGCGCTCGAGGAACATTCATTTCAAAGGGAAGCAGGACTGAggctctggcttctttcagcaAAGCGTGCAGGCCAGACTCCAGCGAGGGCGTTGAAAAAGGGCTCCTGCCAACAGATAAAAAGAGGGAGCGACCATTGATAAAACGATCGCCGCCTAAGGGGCCACGGCCATGCTGTTGGAGAAAGGCATGAAAAACGTGGAAGTATTGGGATGGCTGGCCACGTCAGGCTGCACAGAGGGTCTTTAGACACAGGCTAAGTTCCTAAGTGATTGGGTGAGCATAGGAAGCAATTTGGTGTCTGGAGTTGCCGGGAAGGGAAATTCAGTGCATGAATTATTGAATCCTGTAACAAAGATACACAGACCCAAATACAGCTTCCATCTGGAAATCTCCAGGCACTAGAAAATGCTAACTAGTCCTCATCTAGGGCATGGGAGCTGGTGACCCATTATCCCAGTTACCCAGGGAAAAGCAGGATTTTCTCAGTACCAAAAAGCAGGATGGAATCTGAATGATGCCTGCTCAATTTCCAAGACCTCCCTGGTGAGTTTCACAGTGGTATCGTGGGAAGCTCCCTCCCTTCCCAGATGGCGTCCCCTGGATCCAGGCCCAGAAATCAGGTCTGAATGGGCTGTAGGTTGGCCTGGCAGAGAGCCCTGAGGCCTGACCATGCGGTCATCGAGGGACCAACAGTGCAAGTCTGGGCAGTGCCCATGCAGACACCACACTGGTGAGCAGCGGGTCCAGGGCCCAGCAAAGAAGGAATATCAACCTGCAAAAACAGGACCTAAGTCTACAGAGGATAAAGGAAGGACAGGAAAGCAGTGACAATCACACTCACTGAGTCTGGCTTGAAATTCAGAGCCCTGAATATCAGATAGAACTACGTGGGAGCATGTGAACCAACAGAAGCGGCACATTTGGGAGCActgcaagagagagaaagtggtAAGTGAAGGCCTCAATGAGTTCTGAATACCAAACTCTTCTCCTACCAGACCTCAAACATTTGCACTCAACCACACTGGTAACAGGTAATATCAATCAGCCTTCTGTGATGTCGATGACGCCACATACCCAACTATCAAGTTAGAAACTGCTTTCAGTggactcatttattttattttattttttatttttattagaaaaaatttttttttgagacggagtcttgctctgtcgcctaggctggagtgcaatggtgcaatctcggctcactgcaacctcccccttccaggttcaagtgattctgctgcctcagtctcccaagtagctgggattacaggcacctgccaccatgcctggctaatttttgtatttttagtagagacggggtttcaccatgttggccaggctggtctcaaactcctgacctcaagggatcagcctgcctcagcctc is a genomic window of Chlorocebus sabaeus isolate Y175 chromosome 12, mChlSab1.0.hap1, whole genome shotgun sequence containing:
- the S1PR3 gene encoding sphingosine 1-phosphate receptor 3; translation: MATALPPRLQPARGNETLREHYQYVGKLAGRLKEASEAGTLTTVLFLVICSFIVLENLMVLIAIWKNNKFHNRMYFFIGNLALCDLLAGIAYKVNILMSGKKTFSLSPTVWFLREGSMFVALGASTCSLLAIAIERHLTMIKMRPYDANKKHRVFLLIGMCWLIAFTLGALPILGWNCLHNLPDCSTILPLYSKKYIAFCISIFTAILVTIVILYARIYFLVKSSSRKVANHNNSERSMALLRTVVIVVSVFIACWSPLFILFLIDVACRVQACPVLFRAQWFIVLAVLNSAMNPVIYTLASKEMRRAFFRLVCNCLVRGRGARASPIQPALDPSRSKSSSSNNSTHSPKVKEDLPHTAPSSCIMDKNAALQNGIFCK